The sequence below is a genomic window from Anaeromyxobacter diazotrophicus.
GCTCGACGAGGCGCACCAGGAGCTGGCCGGCCTGCACGAGCTCGCCCGGCTCGTGCGGCAGGTCGTCCACCACCGCGTCGCGAGGGGCGCGCACCTGGCACTCGTCCACGAGGAGCCGCGCCCGGGAGGCGGTCGCCTCGGCCGCCTTGAGCTGGGCCTCCGCCGCGACCGCCTGCGCGCCGGAGGCCCGGATGGCGACCACCGCCGCCGCCGCCTGCTGCTCGGTGGCGCGCGCCTGCGCCAGCGCGGCGCGCGTCTGCCCCTCGAGCCCCTCGGCGCTGGCGCGCGTCTGGTCGCGGCTCGAGGTCGGGACGTCCGCCCCGAGCGCCTCGAGGCGGCCGGCCTGCCGCTGCGCCGCGTCGCGCTGCGCCGCCAGCGCCTCGGCCTGCGCCCGCGCCGCGAGCTGCCCCGCCACCGCCGCCTCGCGCTGCCGCCGCGAGGCCTCGACCGAGGTGCCGGCCGCGGCCGCCTGCGCCCGCGCCGCGGCGAGCCGTGCCTCCGCCTCGGCGAGCGCCGCCGCCGGGTCGGCGCAGTCGAGGGCGACGAGCAGGTCGCCTCGCTTCACCGCCACGCCCTTCCGCACCCGCTGCTCCAGGATGCGCGCGCCGACGCGCGAGGCGAGGTCGACGTGGGTGCCTTCGATCTCGCCCGAGCCGCCTGCCGGCGCGCGCGCCTCCGCCGCCTGGAGGTGCAGGCGCCAGGCGAGGACCGCCGAGAGGACGACGACGAGGGAGACGACGACGAGCGCGATCCGCCGCATGCCGGCGCTCTTCGCAAGGGACGTGCCGGACGCCCGGCGCGAAGTTGCTCGCCTTTCCGCGGCGCCGCCCCGGGGGGGCCGCCAGGAGATCCGACGACGTGTTCGGGTTTCCGAACGGCCCCGCGCGGTACGAGCCCGCGAAGCCAGCGCCATCGCTGCCGCCGTGGGTCGGCACCGTCCTTGCTCTCCGCCCTCTCGCCATGACCTCGCTCCGCGCCGCCCTGCTCGGCTCCGCCGCCGCTCTGCTCGGCACCGTCGCCCTCGCCGACGCGCCCGCGCCGCCCCGTGCGCTCTCGCTCGAGGACGCGCTGGCGGAGCTCGAGCACCAGAGCCCCTCGCTCGAGCAGGCGCGCCAGCGCCGCGAGCAGGCGGCCGGCCTCGCGCGGCAGGCGCTGGCGGCGGCGCTGCCCACCCTCACCGCCTCGGGGAGCTACGTCCGCAACAGCGACGCCGCGACCGCGCCCATCGGGCGGCTGCTCTCGGCCCTGCAACCCGGCGCCCCCGCCCCGCCGGACCTCGTCATCCAGCCCCGCGAGGCGTTCGGCGCGAACGGCACCCTGCGCGTCCCGCTCGTCGCCCCGAGCGCCTGGGCCGACGTCGCCGCCGCCCGGAGCGCCGAGCGGGCCGCCGGCGAGAGCGCCGAGGCGGCGCGCCTGGAGCTCCGGGCGGCGCTGGTCCAGGCGGCCTGGAGCGCAGCGGCGGGAGACGAGGTGGTGGCCGCGAGCGAGCGGGCCGTGGGGAGCGCCGACGACCAGACGCGCCTCGCCGAGCGCGCGCTGGCGGCGGGCACCGGGGTGCCGCTGGCGGTGCTGCAGGCGCGCACCGAGGCGGTGAAGCGGCGGAGCGACCTGGCCCGCGCGCGCGCCGACCGCGCCCGCGCCGAGCTGGCCGCGGGCGTCCTCCTGGGGCGGGCCGAGCCGGTGCGGATCGCGGTCCCGGCGGCGCGTCCCCCCGCCGCCCTCGACCCGCGCGCGCTGGCGGAGGAGGCGGAGGGGCACCGGCCCGAGGTGCGCGCGCTGGCGGCGCAGGTCGAGGCGGCCGAGCACGACCGCGCCTCGGCGCGACTGCGGCTGCTGCCCCAGCTCTCGGCCTCGGCCAGCGCCTTCGCCCAGACCGTCCCCTACCCGACCGGCAAGGAGGAGGGCTGGCGCGTCACGGTCGACCTCACCTGGCCGCTCTACGACGGCGGGCTCCGGTACGGGAAGGCGCGCCAGGCGGAGGGGCGCCTCGCCGAGGCGAGCGCGGCGCTCGCGGCGCAGCGGGTCGCCATCGCGCAGGAGGTGGACGACGCCGCGCGGGACGTGGGCCTGGCGGTGGAGCGGCTCGCCCTGGCCGAGGAGCAGGCGCGCCTCGCCGGGGAGGCGGCCGCCACCGCCCGGCGCGGCTTCGCCGGGGGCGTGGCGAGCTCGCTCGACGTCCTCGACGCGAACGACCGGCTGTTCCAGTCCGAGGTCGGGCTGGCCCAGGCGCGGGCGCGCCTCGGCCTGGCGCTGGCCGCCGTCGATCGTGCGACCGGCCGGAGCTGAGCCATGCGCGCTATGCTGGAGCCCGGGGAGGGCCGGCCCTTGCCGCAGGGGTTCGAGGACATCCAGCGCCAGGAGCTGTCGCGGCTGTTCGGCCGCATGGCCGACATCCGCCTGATCGCGTTCGTCCCGGCGGCGCTGGCGCTGGCGGGCGCGCTCGCCGTGGCGGAGCCCGCGCGCTGGCGCGCGGCCTTCCTGTTCGCGGTGCTGGTCCCGCTGGCGGGGCTCTTCGCCGCGGAGACGCTGCGGTTCCGGCGCAGCGGGCTCTCGCGGGGCGCGGTCACGGTGAACCTCCTGGCGGCGGTGGTGGGGCAGGTGGCGCTCGCGTTCGCGACCGGCGCGCTGGAGAGCCCCTTCACCTACACCTTCGTCCCGCTGGCGGTGATGATCGGCCTCTTCGCCTCGCCCGGCGCCGGGCGCGCCCTGGTGGCGACGCAGGTCGCGGCGGTGTGGGCGCTCGCCGGGCTCGAGCTCTCCCGGCGCTTCCCGGGGCTCAACCTCGCGCTCTTCGGCGGCGGCCCCCGGGCCGGGCACGTGGACGCGCACCTCCTCGCCAGCGCCACCGTCCTCTCGCTCGTGCTCGCGCTCGCCTCCCGCGCCGGGCGCGCGGTGCGCGGCGTCTTCGACGGGATGCTGCGCGAGGCGCTCCGCGCGCGCGAGGAGTCCCTGCGGGCCCACGCCGAGCGCGCCGAGGAGCTCACCGCGCTCTCGGCCGAGATCGCCCACGAGCTCAAGAACCCGCTCGCCTCGGTGAAGGGGCTGGCGGCCCTCCTCGCCGACGGGGCCGCCCCGGGAAAGCCCGCCGAGCGGCTGGCGGTGCTGCGGCGCGAGGTCGATCGCATGCAGGGGGTGCTGGAGGAGTTCCTCAACTTCTCGCGCCCGCTCGTCCCGCTCGCGGAGCGCGCCGTCGACCTCGCCCTGCTCGCCGAGGACGTGGCCGCGCTGCACGAGGGCCTGGCGCGGCAGCGCGGGGTCCGGATCGAGGTGCGCGGCGGCCAGGCCGAGGCGCGCTGCGACGAGCGCAAGGTGAAGCAGATCCTCATCAACCTCCTCCAGAACGCGCTCGAGGCGAGCCCGGCCGGCGCGGCCATCGAGCTGTGGGTCCTGCCGCCCGCGGACGGGGCGGTGAGCCTCCACGTCCTCGACCGCGGCCCCGGGCTCGACCCCGCCCTCTCGGGCCGCGCCTTCGAGCCGGGCATCACCTCCAAGGCGCGCGGCTCGGGGCTCGGGCTCACCATCGCCCGCGCGCTGGCGCGCCAGCACGGCGGCGAGGTGGAGCTCGCGCCGCGCGAGGGCGGCGGGTGCGCGGCGGTGCTGCGCCTGCCCGCGCCCGCGCCGGCCGCGCGCGAGGCCCTCGCGTGACCCCCCGCGTCCTGGTGGTCGACGACGATCCCGGCCTGCGCTACACGCTGCGCGAGATCCTGAGCGGCGAGGGGATCGAGGTCGAGGAGGCGGCCGACGGGGCCGAGGCGCTGGCGCGCTTCGAGGCCTCGCCCTTCCCGCTCGTGGTGACCGACCTGCGCATGCCGGGGCTCGACGGCCTCGAGCTGACGCGCCGGCTGGCCGCGCGCTCCCCCCCGCCGCGGGTGGTGGTCGTCACCGCCCACGGCTCGGAGCGGCAGGCGGTGGAGGCCATGAAGGCGGGCGCCTGGGACTACTTCCGCAAGCCGTTCGAGAACGACGAGCTCCTGGCGGTCGTGCGGCGGGCGCTCGAGGCCGCCCACCTGGTGGAGGAGAACGCGCGGCTCACCGGGGCGCTGGCGCTGTCCGGCTCGCTGGTCTTCGCCTCGCCGGCCATGGCGCGGCTGGCGGAGCTGGTGGCGCGGGTCGGCCCGCGCGACGTGACCGTGCTCATCGAGGGCGAGAGCGGCACCGGCAAGGAGCGGGTGGCGGAGGCGCTCTGGCGCGCGTCGCGGCGCGCCGATCGGCCGCTCGTCCGCTTCAACTGCGCCGCGCTCAGCCCGGAGCTGGCCGAGGCGGAGCTGTTCGGGCACGCCCGCGGCGCCTTCACCGGGGCGGTGCGGGCGCGGGCCGGCCTGTTCGGCGAGGCGGACGGCGGCACCCTGCTCCTGGACGAGATCGGCGACCTCGCCCCCGCGGCGCAGGCGAAGCTCCTCCGCGTGCTGCAGGACGGCGAGGTGCGCGCGGTGGGCGAGGACCGCGCGCGCCGGGTGGACGTGCGGGTGCTGGCCGCCACCCACCGCGACCTCCGCGCCCAGGTGGCGCGGGGGGCGTTCCGGGAGGATCTGCTCTACCGGCTCGACGTCGTGAAGCTCCACCTGCCTCCCCTGCGCGAGCGGCCGGAGGACATCCCGCTCCTGGCGCGCCACTTCCTCGCCCTGTTCTCGGCCCGCTTCGGAGTCCAGTGCCCGCCGCCCGGGCCGGAGCTCCTGGCGCGGCTCGCCGCCCACCCCTGGCCGGGCAACGTCCGGGAGCTGGAGCACGCGCTGGAGAGCCTGGTCGCGCTCTCGCCCGAGGGCGAGCTCGACCTCGCGCTCGTCCCGGCGGCCGGCGGCGGCGCGCCCGCGGCCCCGCCGCTCGGGCTCAAGCAGCGGGTCGAGGCCTACGAGCGCGGCCTCCTGGTGGACGCGCTGCGCGAGGCCGGCGGCCGGCGCGCCGAGGCCGCGCGCGCGCTGGGCATCTCGCGCGTCACGCTCCACGACAAGCTGCGCAAGTACGCGCTCGGACCGGACGGCGACGGCGGCGGGTGAGCGCCGGCCGCGGCGCCGCTCCACACCCTCGCGAGGTGGGTCGTGGCGCGGCGCCCCGTTCGCCGGGGCGGCGAGCGCGCGGTGTGGCGCCCCGGTCACATCGTGCCGCCGCCGCACCTCGTTCGCTCGAGTCCCGCGTCCCGAGCGCCGGCGAGCGCGCGCCGGAAGTCCCTTCCGCCAGGCGCTTGCTGTCCGACCCGACCGTGCACAGCGTGGCTCGTAAGCTGCAACGGGAGGACCACGTGACCGCCGCCACCCACGCCGAGCCGCGCCTCCTCCGCCTCTACCTCGGGCTCTTCGCCCTCGTGGCGCTCTCGATGCTGCTCGCTGCCTCGTGGCTGCGCGGCTGGGTGCCCGTCCGTCAGGCGGTGCGGGTCCGCGACGTCAACTGGCTGCCGCCCGGGGGACGCTGAACCGCACCGCGGTGCCCACGCCGGGCACGCTCTCGACGGCGATGCGGCCGCCGTGCGCCTCGACCACCCGCTTCGCGAGCGCGAGGCCCAGCCCCACCCCGCCGGTGCCCCGCGCGCGGCTCCGGTCGGTCCGGAAGAACGGGGTGAAGAGCCGCGGCAGGTCGGCCGCGTCGATCCCGATCCCGCGGTCGCGCACCTCCACCTCGAGCGCGCCGTCGCGCTGGCGCGCCGAGAGGACGATGGGGCGGTCCGCGTCCGAGTACTTCCCGGCGTTGTCGAGCAGGTTGTCGAGCACGCGCCGCAGGAGGGCTGGGTCCGCCAGGACCTCCGGCAGCGTTTCCTCCACCTCGAGCGCCAGCGCGCGGCCCGGGTGCGCCGCCTGGAAGCGCTCGGCGGCGCGGAGCACGAGGTCCCGGGAGTCGGCGCGCTCGCGCCGCAGCGGCAGCTCCGCGCTCGCCCCGCGGTCCTCGGCCAGCTCGAGGCGCGCCGCGGTGAGGACGTCGTCCACGAGCCGCGACAGCTCGGCCAGGTCGGCGCCGATCTCGCCCAGGTAGCGGCGCGAGCGCGCGAGGTCCCCCTCCTCGGCCATCTCCAGCGCGACGCGGATACGGGCGAGCGGCGTGCGCAGCTCGTGCGAGACGTTGGCGAGCAGCTCCTTCTCGCTCCGCACCAGCGCCTGCATCCGGTCCGCCATGTGGTCGAACGCCTGCGCCACCTCGCCCACCTCGCCGCCCGCGGCGAGGCGCGCGCGCGCCCCGAGATCGCCCGCGCCGAAGGCGCGCACGGCGCGGCCGAGCCGCTCCAGCGGGGAGGCGATGGCCCGCGCCAGCGGGATGGACGCGAGCGCGAGCGCGAGCAGCACCGCCGTCAGGAAGGAGGCGCCGCGCAGGAGCGAGTGCTGCGGGACGTGCCCGGTGAGGATGAGGTAAGCGCCCGGCTCGCCGGGGACCGGCGCCGCCATCGTGAAGCGCCGGCCGGGCACCTTGAAGGCGCCCTGCGCCAGGCGAGGCCGCTGGTCCGGCCCGAGCGGCTCGAGCCGCTCCTCGTCGGAGGCGGCCACCGCCAGCTCGCCGCGGTAGTACGTCATGCGCGCGCCGAACGCCTCGTGGAGCCGCCGCAGCTCGCGGTCCAGGGCGGCCGGCTCCGACCTCAGCTCGCTCACCCGCGCCGCCGCGTAGGCGGCGAACCGCTCCGGGCTCCGGCCGGCGGGCTCGCGCCCGAGCGCCTCGGCGACGCCCGCCACCGCCAGCGCCACCAGCACGAGCAGGAGGAGGCCGTTCAGGTAGACCCGCCAGAAGAGGCGGAACGGGAGGCGCGCGTTCACCTACTCGCCCTCGGCAGCGAGCAGGTAGCCGAGGCCGCGGACCGTCTTGAGCAGCCGCGGCCGCTTGGGGTCGTCGCCGAGCTTGTGGCGCAGTCGCGAGACGTGGACGTCCACCGAGCGGTCGAACGACTCCTCGGCGCTCCCCTTGGCGAGCTCCATGAGCTGCTCGCGGGTGAGCACGCGCCCGGCGCGCTCCGCCAGCGCCTTGAGGAGCGCGAACTCGTAGGCGGTGAGCTGGAGCTCCTGGCCGTCGCGCGTGGCGCGCCGCGCCGCCGGATCGACCACCAGCGCGCCGACCCGCACCACCTCCAGGGACGGCCCCGCCTGGCCGCGCGCCCGGCGCACCACCGCCCGGATGCGCGCCAGGAGCTCGCGCGGCGAGAAGGGCTTCGCGAGGTAGTCGTCCGCGCCGAGCTCGAGCCCGAGCACCCGGTCCGCCTCCTCGCCGCGGGCGGTGAGGACGATGACCGGGACGTCGGAGCGGGCGCGCAGCTCGCGGCAGACGTCGAGGCCGTTCTTCCCCGGGAGCATGAGGTCGAGCAGGACGACGTCGTACCGGCGCGCCAGCGCCTCGGCCAGCCCCTGCCGGCCGTCGGCGGCGATCGTCACCACCACCTCGTGCGACGCGAGGTAGTCGCGCGTCAGCGCGGCCAGCCTCGCGTCGTCCTCGACGAGGAGCGCGGTGAGGAGCGGGGTGTCCGTGGAGGTGGTCACGGGGCGATTCTAGTGCGAGCCGGGGTGCTGCTGGAGGTGCTCCTGGAGGTGCGCGCCGACCTGGGCGCGCTGCGCCGGGGTGAGGATGCCGTGCACCTGCAGCATGGCGTCCGCCACCTCGTCGGCGAAGCCCTTCATCGCGTCGGCGCGGCCGTCCACCAGCGCGTGCACCTGGGCCGCGTCGGGCTGGTCGGCGTTCCAGAGCGCGAGGAGCTTCTGGCGGGTGTCGGCGTGGCTCGCCCGGAGCGCCTTCCCGTCGGCGACGAGCTTGTCCTTGATGGCGAGGATCTGCTGGCGCTGGTCGGGGGTGGCCTTCACCTCGTCCAGCATCTTGTCGACGCGCTTCGTCAGCATCTGCTCCATCTGCGCGGGATCGCGGTGGTGGCGGAAGGCGGTGAGGGTGAGGGCGCCGAGGCCCAGGGCGGCCACGGCGAGGACGGAGGCGAGCTTCTTCATCATGGGTGCTTCTCCTTTCGAGGCTTCATCCTGGCCTCGCCGGGTGGCCGGTGCTTGTTCCCCACGTGAAGAAAGGTTAAGAGCCACCCCCGCCCGCGATGTCCCTCCTCACCGCCAGCGGCCTCGCGCTCGCCTACGGACCCAAGGTCCTCCTCCACGAGGCCGGCTTCGCGATCGGCCCGCGCGACCGGATCGGGCTGGTCGGCGCCAACGGCACCGGCAAGTCCTCGCTGCTGCGCATCCTCGCCGGCGAGATCTCGCCCGACGCCGGCACCCTCGCCTGGCGCCGCGGCGGGCGCGCCGGCTACCTGCCCCAGGACGTGGCGGCCCTCCCCTCCGGCCCGCTGGTCGAGGTGGTCCTCGCCTCGGTCCCGGGACGCGGCGCGGTGGAGGCACAGCTCGCCGCCACCGAGGCGGCGCTGCGCGAGGAGCGCCAGCCGGAGGAGCAGCTCGAGCTCTCCCAGGCGCTCGCCGATCTGCACGCCGAGCTCGACCACTTCGAGGAGCGCTTCGGGCGACACCGCGCCGAGCGCATCCTGACCGGCCTCGGCTTCGCGCCGGCCGAGCTCGAGCGCGACTCGGCGGCGCTCTCCGGCGGCTGGAAGATGCGGGCCGCGCTGGCCGGGCTGCTCCTGCAGGACCCCGACCTGCTCCTCCTGGACGAGCCGACCAACCACCTCGACATCCCCACCCTCACCTGGTTCGACGCCTTCCTGCGCGGCTCGCAGAAGGCGCTCCTCCTCATCAGCCACGACCGCGAGTTCCTGAACCGCCAGATCGGGCGGGTGCTGGCGCTCGAGCCGGAGGGGCTGCGCGGCTACGCCGGGAACTACGACGACTACCGGCGGCTGCGCGCCGAGGAGGAGGAGCGGCTCGGGGCGGCGGCGCGGCGGCAGGAGGCGCGCCGGGCCGAGCTGCAGGGCTTCATCGACCGCTTCGGCGCCAAGGCCACCAAGGCGCGGCAGGCGCAGAGCCGCCAGAAGATGCTCGACAAGATGGAGGAGGTGCAGGTCCTGGAGGAGCGGGCCACCCTCTCCTTCCGCTTCGCCGAGGCGCCCCGCTCCGGCAAGGAGGTGGTGCGGCTCGAGGGCGTGGCGAAGGCCTTCGGCGACCGGATCGTCTACCGCGGCCTCTCCGGCCAGGTGCTGCGCGGCGAGCGCGTCGGCATCATCGGGCCGAACGGGGCCGGCAAGACGACGCTCCTGCGGCTCGTCGCGGGCGAGCTCGCCGCGGACGCGGGCGAGGTGAAGCTCGGGCACTCGGTGGTGCCGGGGTACTACGCCCAACACCATTTCGAGGCCGCCCCCGGGGACGCCTCGCGCGGCTTCGGCGCGCTCGACCCGCGGAAGACCATCCTCGACACGCTGTGGGACGTGGTGCCGGACCAGGGGGAGGCGTACGTCCGCGGCGTGGCGGGCGGCTTCCTCTTCTCCGGCAGCGACGTCGAGAAGCCCATCGGCGTGCTCTCGGGCGGGGAGCGGGCGCGGGTGGCGCTGGCGCGCATCCTACTGCTGCGCTCGAACCTGCTGCTCCTCGACGAGCCGACCAACCACCTCGACCTCACCTCGTCCGAGGCGCTCATCGAGGCCTTGCGCGGCTACGACGGCACGATGCTGTTCGTCTCGCACAACCGCAGCTTCCTGAACGGCCTCGCCACCCGGATCTGGGAGGTGAAGGACGGGGCGATCCTCGACCAGCCCGGGAACCTCGACGACTGGCTCTACCACCAGCGGCAGCTCGAGGAGCAGCGCGCCGAGGGCCCGGCGCGGGGCGCCGAGGCGCGCCTGGACGCGAAGGCCGCGCCGGTCAACGACCGCGACCGCCGCCGCCTGGAGGCCGAGGCGCGCAACGCCCGCTACGCGCGCGAGCGGCCCCTGCGTCAGGCCATCGCCGCCCTGGAGCGCCGCATCGCGGAGCTGGAGGCCGCCCAGAAGACGGCCGAGGCCGCGCTCGCCGATCCCGCGCTGTACCAGGACTTCGCCCGGGCGCGCCCGCACGTCGAGGCCCTCGCGGCGGCGAAGGACGAGCTCGCGGCGCTGTACGCGGACTGGGAGGCGAAGCAGGTCGAGCTGGAGTCGCTCGCCGGCTGACGCTCGCGGTCCACCCGCCCCCCCGCCCCCCCGCTCACCCGCCCTCCCGCCCTCCCGCGCGCACCTCGGGTGCAGCCGCGCGCGGCGGGGATCCGGGCCGTTGCCGGCCGGGCCGCGAGGACCCCACATTCGCAGGGACACCTCCAACGAAGGGATCCCTCGTGGCAAAGCTCCCCGTCCTCTCGAGCTGGCCCGTCGCCCGTCAGCTGGCGCACCGCGATGCGATCGGCCTCGGAGCGAGCGCCTGGTCCGAGCGGACCCGCCAGCTCGCGCCGCGCACCGCCTCCGCGGACCGGGTGGCGCGCTCGGTCTGCCCCTACTGCGCGGTGGGCTGCGGCCAGCTCGTGTACGTGAAGGACGAGCGGATCATCGACATCGAGGGCGACACCGACTCCCCGGTCTCGCAGGGCTGCCTGTGCCCGAAGGGCGCGGCCACCTTCCAGCTCGTGACCGGGTCGCACCGCGAGAAGCGGGTCCTCCACCGCCGGCCCGGCGCCACGGACTGGGAGGTGCTCTCGCTCGAGCAGGCGATGGAGCTGGTGGCGGAGCGCGTGCAGCGGACGCGCGAGGCCACCTGGACCGAGCGCGTGACCGACCCGGCGGCCAAGGAGCATGGCCAGCTCGCCAGGCACACGCTCGGCATCGCCCACCTCGGCGGCGCCACGCTCGACAACGAGGAGAACTACCTCCTCAAGAAGCTCTACACCGCGCTCGGCATCATCCAGGTGGAG
It includes:
- a CDS encoding TolC family protein, which codes for MTSLRAALLGSAAALLGTVALADAPAPPRALSLEDALAELEHQSPSLEQARQRREQAAGLARQALAAALPTLTASGSYVRNSDAATAPIGRLLSALQPGAPAPPDLVIQPREAFGANGTLRVPLVAPSAWADVAAARSAERAAGESAEAARLELRAALVQAAWSAAAGDEVVAASERAVGSADDQTRLAERALAAGTGVPLAVLQARTEAVKRRSDLARARADRARAELAAGVLLGRAEPVRIAVPAARPPAALDPRALAEEAEGHRPEVRALAAQVEAAEHDRASARLRLLPQLSASASAFAQTVPYPTGKEEGWRVTVDLTWPLYDGGLRYGKARQAEGRLAEASAALAAQRVAIAQEVDDAARDVGLAVERLALAEEQARLAGEAAATARRGFAGGVASSLDVLDANDRLFQSEVGLAQARARLGLALAAVDRATGRS
- a CDS encoding sigma-54-dependent transcriptional regulator — its product is MTPRVLVVDDDPGLRYTLREILSGEGIEVEEAADGAEALARFEASPFPLVVTDLRMPGLDGLELTRRLAARSPPPRVVVVTAHGSERQAVEAMKAGAWDYFRKPFENDELLAVVRRALEAAHLVEENARLTGALALSGSLVFASPAMARLAELVARVGPRDVTVLIEGESGTGKERVAEALWRASRRADRPLVRFNCAALSPELAEAELFGHARGAFTGAVRARAGLFGEADGGTLLLDEIGDLAPAAQAKLLRVLQDGEVRAVGEDRARRVDVRVLAATHRDLRAQVARGAFREDLLYRLDVVKLHLPPLRERPEDIPLLARHFLALFSARFGVQCPPPGPELLARLAAHPWPGNVRELEHALESLVALSPEGELDLALVPAAGGGAPAAPPLGLKQRVEAYERGLLVDALREAGGRRAEAARALGISRVTLHDKLRKYALGPDGDGGG
- a CDS encoding response regulator, which translates into the protein MTTSTDTPLLTALLVEDDARLAALTRDYLASHEVVVTIAADGRQGLAEALARRYDVVLLDLMLPGKNGLDVCRELRARSDVPVIVLTARGEEADRVLGLELGADDYLAKPFSPRELLARIRAVVRRARGQAGPSLEVVRVGALVVDPAARRATRDGQELQLTAYEFALLKALAERAGRVLTREQLMELAKGSAEESFDRSVDVHVSRLRHKLGDDPKRPRLLKTVRGLGYLLAAEGE
- a CDS encoding Spy/CpxP family protein refolding chaperone, yielding MMKKLASVLAVAALGLGALTLTAFRHHRDPAQMEQMLTKRVDKMLDEVKATPDQRQQILAIKDKLVADGKALRASHADTRQKLLALWNADQPDAAQVHALVDGRADAMKGFADEVADAMLQVHGILTPAQRAQVGAHLQEHLQQHPGSH
- a CDS encoding HlyD family secretion protein, coding for MRRIALVVVSLVVVLSAVLAWRLHLQAAEARAPAGGSGEIEGTHVDLASRVGARILEQRVRKGVAVKRGDLLVALDCADPAAALAEAEARLAAARAQAAAAGTSVEASRRQREAAVAGQLAARAQAEALAAQRDAAQRQAGRLEALGADVPTSSRDQTRASAEGLEGQTRAALAQARATEQQAAAAVVAIRASGAQAVAAEAQLKAAEATASRARLLVDECQVRAPRDAVVDDLPHEPGELVQAGQLLVRLVELTEVKATFYLPNAELAAARLGGRATVVADAWPGERFEGVVRTVALQAEFTPRNIQTRTDRDRLVYPVEVYVQNPQGKLRPGMPVQVFLPAGDRS
- a CDS encoding ABC-F family ATP-binding cassette domain-containing protein, which encodes MSLLTASGLALAYGPKVLLHEAGFAIGPRDRIGLVGANGTGKSSLLRILAGEISPDAGTLAWRRGGRAGYLPQDVAALPSGPLVEVVLASVPGRGAVEAQLAATEAALREERQPEEQLELSQALADLHAELDHFEERFGRHRAERILTGLGFAPAELERDSAALSGGWKMRAALAGLLLQDPDLLLLDEPTNHLDIPTLTWFDAFLRGSQKALLLISHDREFLNRQIGRVLALEPEGLRGYAGNYDDYRRLRAEEEERLGAAARRQEARRAELQGFIDRFGAKATKARQAQSRQKMLDKMEEVQVLEERATLSFRFAEAPRSGKEVVRLEGVAKAFGDRIVYRGLSGQVLRGERVGIIGPNGAGKTTLLRLVAGELAADAGEVKLGHSVVPGYYAQHHFEAAPGDASRGFGALDPRKTILDTLWDVVPDQGEAYVRGVAGGFLFSGSDVEKPIGVLSGGERARVALARILLLRSNLLLLDEPTNHLDLTSSEALIEALRGYDGTMLFVSHNRSFLNGLATRIWEVKDGAILDQPGNLDDWLYHQRQLEEQRAEGPARGAEARLDAKAAPVNDRDRRRLEAEARNARYARERPLRQAIAALERRIAELEAAQKTAEAALADPALYQDFARARPHVEALAAAKDELAALYADWEAKQVELESLAG
- a CDS encoding sensor histidine kinase; protein product: MNARLPFRLFWRVYLNGLLLLVLVALAVAGVAEALGREPAGRSPERFAAYAAARVSELRSEPAALDRELRRLHEAFGARMTYYRGELAVAASDEERLEPLGPDQRPRLAQGAFKVPGRRFTMAAPVPGEPGAYLILTGHVPQHSLLRGASFLTAVLLALALASIPLARAIASPLERLGRAVRAFGAGDLGARARLAAGGEVGEVAQAFDHMADRMQALVRSEKELLANVSHELRTPLARIRVALEMAEEGDLARSRRYLGEIGADLAELSRLVDDVLTAARLELAEDRGASAELPLRRERADSRDLVLRAAERFQAAHPGRALALEVEETLPEVLADPALLRRVLDNLLDNAGKYSDADRPIVLSARQRDGALEVEVRDRGIGIDAADLPRLFTPFFRTDRSRARGTGGVGLGLALAKRVVEAHGGRIAVESVPGVGTAVRFSVPRAAAS
- a CDS encoding sensor histidine kinase, producing the protein MRAMLEPGEGRPLPQGFEDIQRQELSRLFGRMADIRLIAFVPAALALAGALAVAEPARWRAAFLFAVLVPLAGLFAAETLRFRRSGLSRGAVTVNLLAAVVGQVALAFATGALESPFTYTFVPLAVMIGLFASPGAGRALVATQVAAVWALAGLELSRRFPGLNLALFGGGPRAGHVDAHLLASATVLSLVLALASRAGRAVRGVFDGMLREALRAREESLRAHAERAEELTALSAEIAHELKNPLASVKGLAALLADGAAPGKPAERLAVLRREVDRMQGVLEEFLNFSRPLVPLAERAVDLALLAEDVAALHEGLARQRGVRIEVRGGQAEARCDERKVKQILINLLQNALEASPAGAAIELWVLPPADGAVSLHVLDRGPGLDPALSGRAFEPGITSKARGSGLGLTIARALARQHGGEVELAPREGGGCAAVLRLPAPAPAAREALA